The nucleotide sequence GGAATCGGACGCGGCCCAGCTCTTAAACGGTCTGGGCATTGAAACGGAATTCCACTACGCTCTTATGAAGGACTTATCAGGAGAGCAGAAAGTGAAAATCCTGCTGGCCCAGGCACTGTTCGGCAACCCGGACATCCTGCTCCTGGACGAGCCCACCAACCACCTGGATTTAGACGCCATTGCATGGCTGGAAGAATTTTTAATCAATTTCAACAATACGGTTATCGTTGTGTCCCACGACCGGTATTTTCTGAACAAGGTCTGCACCCACACTGCAGATATTGATTATGCTAAAATCCAGCTCTATGCGGGAAATTACGATTTCTGGTATGAGTCCAGCCAGCTTTTAATCCGGCAGATGAAAGAAGCCAACAAGAAAAAGGAAGAAAAAATCAAAGAGCTGCAGGAATTTATTTCCCGGTTCTCCGCCAATGCTTCCAAATCCAAACAGGCTACCTCCCGGAAAAAGGCGCTGGAGAAAATCCAGCTTGACGAAATCAAGCCTTCCAGCCGGAAATATCCTTATATTGACTTCCGCCCCAACCGGGAAATCGGCAATGAGGTGCTGACCGTGGAAAACTTATGCAAGACCATCGACGGAGTAAAGGTACTGGACAACGTGTCCTTTATTGTGGGACATGACGACAAAATTGCATTTGTGGGAAGCAACGAAACTGCAAAGACCACTTTGTTCAAAATCCTTGCAGGAGAGATGGAGCCCGACGAGGGCAATTACAAATGGGGCGTAACCACCAGCCAGTCCTACTTCCCCAAGGATAATACGGAGATTTTTGACAACGACCTGCAGATTGTGGAATGGCTGACCCAGTATTCTGAAATCAAGGACGCCACCTATGTGCGGGGCTTCCTGGGCAGAATGCTGTTCGCCGGAGAAGACGGCGTGAAGAAAATGAAAGTGCTGTCCGGCGGGGAAAAAGTACGGGTGCTTTTATCCCGTATGATGATTACCGGAGCAAACGTGCTGATTCTGGACGAACCCACCGACCATCTGGACATGGAGTCCATCACCGCCCTGAATAACGGGCTGATGAAGTTCCCCGGTGTCCTGCTGTTTGCCTCCAGAGACCATCAGGTGGTACAGACCACTGCCAACCGTATCATTGAGTTTCTTCCAAACGGCTCCATGATTGACAAAATCACCACCTACGACGAGTATCTGGAAAGCGACGAAATGGCCAGAAAGCGTCAGGTATATTCTACCAGTAACGCACAGGAAGAAGACGACTGATAACGGAAAGGAATCCCTGTGGATTGATTTTCAGGAACTGAATTTACAGTAAGTATGCTTTCAGCAAATCCAGCGTGGCCTTTACTCCGTCCACATGGCTTCTCTCATAGCCATGAGAGGCATAGACTCCCGGACCAATCAGCCCATGGCGGCAGTCATAACCCGCCTCCAGTGCAGCGTCCGCATCTGACCCGTAATGGGGATATACGTCCGGGGCAAAGTCAATGCCATGGTCTTTCGCCGCCTTTATCAGACCGCTTACCACAGGATAACTGTAAGGGCCCACGCTGTCTTTCACACAGATGGATACCTGGTGCTCCGTACAGTTCAGTCCCTCGCCCACACATCCCATGTCCACAGACAGAATTTCTGTTACGCCGTCGGGTACCGTTCCGCAGGCTCCATGACCCACTTCTTCATAAACGGTAATGTGCTGGTAAATATTCCGTTCAGGAATAATCTTTTCCTCTTTTATATATTTCGCAAATCCCAGCAAAACACCCACACTCAGCTTATCATCCAGAAACCGGCTCTTGATATAGCCTTTTTCCGTAATCACAGTTCTGGGCGCAAAGGCCACAATATCCCCTGCCATAATACCAAGTTTTTCCGTCTCTTCCATGGAGCTGACTTTTTCGTCCAGTACCACTTCCATGGTATCAAAGCTCCGTTTGGCTGTGCTGTAATCGCCGTTTACATGGACGGAAGCATTTTCCATCTGAAAGGTTCCCTCATACACGCCGTCGAATCTGGTAATAATCCGGCAGTTTTCTGCTTCTGCATTGTTGGGATTCAGACCGCCCAGAGGCGACACTTTCAGCCTGCCGTTCCCTTTGATTTCACAAACCATGGCGCCCAGCGTATCCATATGGGCTTCCAGTAAAATCCCGTTCTCCGGCTCCTGTCCGCCCAGATTCACCAGCACGCCACCTTTTACGGTTTTTACCGGTTCATATCCCAGAGAGCGGTACGCTTTCATCAGATACTCCGCCGCTTCTTCCGTATATCCGGTAGGGCTGTCTATGGCCAGAATTTTTCTGGTCTCATCCAGAATATATTCCATAATTGTTTCCATTTTTTTCATTTTCTATATTTCCTCCTGTCATTTCAGGCACAGAAATGCCCCAAGATTTCCCCGTTTCCCATGGCTGGCCCGATGGGAAAACAGTAATTTATGGTTACAGCAGGTACAGATTTCTGTCACTGTCAGGTGTTCCTGCCGGATACCTGCTTCCAGCAGGACAATCTCATTGGCCCGCCACAAATCAAGCTGGTATTTTCCATTTCCCTTATCCTGCAGAATCTCGTCTCTGCGTCCGGGAAATCCCTGCTCAAATGCCAGCGCCACATCTTCGCTGACCTCATAGCAGTTCTGGCAGATGGAGGGGCCGATGGCACAGACCACATCCTCCGGCTCTGTCTGAAATTCCCGTTTCATGGCCTCCAGCGTGGCTTTTCCCATGCGGCCCACAGTTCCCCGCCAGCCGGAATGAGACAGCCCGATGGCTTTCTGCCTGGTATCCACAAAATACAGGGGCACGCAGTCCGCAAAAAAGGCTGACAGTACCAGCCCCGGTTCATTGGTAATCAGTCCGTCAATATCCGTATAATCCCTTTCTCTGAGCAGTCCCTTTCCCGCATCTTCCCTGCCCGCCCGCCTTACATTGGCGGTATGGGTCTGGTCTGTCAGCACAAAATTCCCATACTCTGTCCCAAGGGCCTGTGAGATTCTGCGGAAATTTTCTTCCACAGCTTCCCTCTCATCTCCTCTGGTAAAGCTCAGATTCAGACTTTCAAATATGCCTTTGCTGACGCCGCCCAGTCTGGTGGTAAAACAGTGCTTTACCAGATGGGTTTCTTCCACCAGCGGAAAAGACAGGTACGGAAAGATTCCCGCCTCCGTCTCTGCCTGTTTTAATACCGGAACTGGTTTCCTGCTTCCGGACTGAAATACGATTTGCTGCTCCATAACCGCTCCTTCCTGTTATTATGCATAAACAGATAATTGTGAAACTCAATAATTGTGTTAATTTCATGTACAATTCAAAAGATTTGAATATAAATATTTTCTCATGCAAAAGGTGAGAAATGCATTTCAGCACTATGGAAGCGAGACTTAAAGAAGCATGAAAGCCTCTGCTGAACATGATTCTTTGCATTCAGAGGCTCGCTGGAATGTCCGGTGCGTCTGGCATTTCGGCCTTTTGTATGAAGGAGATATTTAAAAGAAACTGTGGAAATTGTACATGAAATTTTGATAATTGGATAGTTTCAGCGCCGAAAAGGAAACGCATGTTCCACATGAATCATCTCTGTTCCCAGAATTCCGATTACGTCAAACCGGCAGGGCGTCTCTTCTCCATATCCATAACGGAGACAGTAATATTCCGCCGTCCGGCAGATTTTCCGCTGCTTTGAAAGATTCACCGCCTCCAGCGGATGGCCGCCTCTTATATCTTTCCGGTATTTTACTTCCACAAATACCAGGTATTTCCCCTGTCTGGCCACCAGATCTATTTCTCCATACCTGCTGCGGAAATTTGCCGTCAGAATCTGATAACCCTTTTCTTTCAGAAATTCTGCCGCCTGCTGTTCGAAGGCCATGCCAAGACTGCGGTTCTCATTTCCTGCTTTTCCCAAATTTACATACCCCTTCTGTCTCCTGTTTACTGTCACCTGATACGGTCTCCCCTGTATCTGCTCCGCTTATTTCTTATTCTGTGATTTACCGCAGTTTCTCCCGCATTCGCTCCATATCATCTACAAATACCAGTATTTCCGCCACCACTTCATACAGTTCCGGCGGTATCATATCGCCGATTTCCAGTTTGGACAGGGTTTTTGCCAGTTTATCATCCCGGTAAAAGGGGATGTTGTCTTCTTTCGCCTTTTCAATAATCCGCTCCGCCAGATGCCCTTTTCCGGTAGCTATGATTTTCGGTGCGGTTTCCCCCGGATTGTAGGCTATGGCCACAGCGGTTTTCTGCTTTTCACCCGATGTGGTTTCCATGGTTACCAGCTCTTTTGTATTTCTGTATCTTGTTCCGTCCATGGCCCTTTGGCTCCCTCCGTTCCCATATTTACTCACAGCCTGTCAGTCCGGATTTCCATTTTCTTTCTCTGTAAAACATAAGTTCTATGCTTTCACATCAAAGGAATACCGGTGCAGCTTTCCGGCAGGCTTTTCCTGCTCCAGAAATTCCCGGGGAGAATCTTTCTGCAGTTTCCTGTTTTCCACCTTTATCTCACAGCTATATCCTTTCTGCTCCAGACGTTCCGCCAGTTTATCTGTAAATCCGGCAATCAGCCGGTAAGATTTCTCATCTGCCAGGTAGAAATCCGTCTGCACCGACTGTCCATGCATTTTCACATAAATATCGGTGGAACCCAGATGTTCCATATCCAGGTGGAGCAGTGCGGACAAATCGCCTTCCTTTTCCCTCAGATTCTTTTTGTTGGTATACACATACAAATCGCTGTGGGCATTCTGCTGCTGCAGTTTCAGCGGAAGCTGCACATAGGTGTACACCTGATTTAACTGATTCATAAAATCCAGATTGTTCTGCACGGACTGAGCTGTTTTTGCCAGGGCGCTGCCTTCCTTTCCCGCCTGGGACAGCACCTGCTGCAACTCTGACATCTGCCGGTTCAGACGCTGGTACAGCTCCTTTACAGCCCCTTCTTCTTTTAATTTTTCCGGCGTCAGCATCCACTGCTCTGTCATGGCCTGTTTCATCAGGTTTTTCACTTCTTTTGAAGAAAACAGCTTCTTCATGGCCCCGGCCTCTCCATACTCGCTGCTTTCCAGGGCTTTCATCATCTGCTGCAGAAATTCTCCGGCAGAAAGGTTCGCATTCAGCCTGCCCTGGGGCAGAAGCTGCTGATTTTCCGCTGCCCCGGATTCTTTCAGCATGGAGGCCAGATTCTCCTGTTGTTCTCCGGTCAGTATCTGGTTTATGGTATTCTGCGCCTGGGCGCCGCTCTCTTTCCCGGCAGATTCCGGAGCTTCCGGGGGAACTCCTGCCTGGGCCTGTACCTGGACCTGGGACTCTGCTTTGGCCTGTACCTGGGCCTGAGACTCCGCCTGGGCTGCGCCGGTAAGGCTTTCCGGTACTCCTGTACCCTGAGAAGCCGGATTCTGAGATACCGGATTCTGCAAATCCGGATTCACGGTCTCCGTCTGTCCCCCTGTCGCACCCGCTCCCTCTGCCTGTGTACTGTTGCCCAGCAGAATTTCCATAATCTGCTGCTGAATTCCGGGAATCCGGCCTGTCTGCTGTCCGGCTTCTGCCGCTGCCGGATTCTGTCCGGCCCCTGTTGCCGCCGGATTCTGCCCGCTGCCGCCCAGCGTAAAATTCTCCGTAAGTCCCTGTCCTTCCTGTCCGAACAGCTGCTCCGGCAGATTTGCAAGACCTTCCATCAGGTTCTGCAAATCCGGCAGGATTGCCTGCTGTCCGTTCTGATAATTCTGAAACTGGTTCAGGGAATTTTCCGTAATCTGAAATCCCAGCTTCTGCATCTGAACCAGCGTCTGCATGTCTGCCTGAGGAAAACCGGCCGCAGCCCGCGCCATCTGCAGCAGGCTGTTTCTGTCTATGGGAAGCTGCTCCATCATCATCTGGTTTACCATGGACAGGTTACGGGGATTTACCTTCAGTCCCGCCGCCTCCAGCGCTTTCATCAATGTGGGATTCTGAGCACTTTCCAGAACCACCGGGCGGATGGAAATCTGTTCTTCTGTGGTACCCTTTACCTCAAACAGCATGGGCTGCCCCTGTTCCAGTGTGACTCCCGTCTCCATTCTGGCCTGTATGGTACTTCCGTCGCTCAGTCCAAGGGTTACCTGACCGTTGCTTTTTATGTCTGTCACCATTCCTTCAAACACTTTGCCCGGAACCAGTTCCTGAAGCTGAGAGGCCGGACGCACGGAAGCTGTTTCCTTTACAGAATTCAGGGTCTGTGTATTGGATGCTGTATTGGCCTGATATTGATGAACACCCTCCAAAAATGACATATCCATCACTGCCTTTCTATGTTTTTTATAAAGGTCTGACGGTGTATGGGCGAGGGCCCAAAAGTCCGGACTGCCTGCATGTGTTCCTGGGAACCGTATCCTTTGTTGCGGGCAAATCCATACTCCGGCATAATTTTGTCGTATTCCACCATCAGCCTGTCTCTGGTTACTTTTGCAATGATACTTGCCGCTCCGATGGAAATGCTTTTCGCATCTCCTTTGATAATGGGAACCTGAGGAATGTCCACCTGGGGAATGGTCACAGCATCATTTAATAATATATCGGGCGTCAGAGTTAAATTTTGAATAGCCTGCCGCATAGCCTCATAGGTTGCCTGAAGAATATTGATTTCATCAATTCTGGCGGGACTTACCATGCCGATTCCTGTGGCCAGGGCCTGCTCCATAATCACCTCATAGAGTTCTTCTCTTTTTTTCTCACTGAGCTTTTTGGAATCATTGATATAAAGAATTCCGCAGTCTTTGGGCAGAATTACTGCCCCGGCCACCACAGGGCCTGCCAGTGGCCCTCTGCCCGCCTCGTCGATTCCGCACACATGGCCTGCCTGTTCGTACTGCCTTTCATAAACTTTCAGTCTCTCGATTCTCTCCCGCTCCTGCTGCAGCTTCTCCAGACGTTTTCCGGCCTGCTGCAGCAATTTCTGAACTCCGGCGCGACTGTCATTGTTATATTCGGAAATAAAGGCAGGCAGCATCGTCTCCTCTGCTGCCTGTAATTCCTCTTTTATCTCACTGATTTTCTTCTGTTCTCCCACTGTATTCTCCTCTTATCCTGTACTGTCTCCTGAGGATTCCGGATTTATCCCCCTACTGATGTTTGATAAATCCAATCCGGTCAAAGGGATAAAGCCGCAGCCAGGCTCTTCCGATAATATCTTCTCTGCGTATTTTGCCCACACTGGGATCCCGGCTGTCTGAACTTGCATTCCTGTTATCTCCCAGCACAAAATATTCTCCTTCTCCCAGTTCAATGGGACTGGCGGCTTCTCCCGGATCTAAAATAATCTCTCTTCCGTAGGATTCCTCCAGCACTTCCCCGTCAATATAGATATTCCCTTCGTCATCAATCTGTACCGTTTCTCCCGGCAGGCCGATAATCCTCTTGATATAATAAGTATCTTCTTTGTACTGAAAAGGAAATACTATGATATCAAACCGTTCCGGGTCGTGGAACCGGTAGCTGATTTTATCCACAATCAGATTATCTCCGTCACTGAGGGTATATTCCATGGAAGTACCGCTTACCTGGGTGCGCTGCCCCACATAATGAATCACCAGATAGGTCACCAGAAATACAATTGCAATATAGAGAATAAAACTCAGGGTCTCTTTCACCATATCCGACTTATCCCTGGGAGATTTCTCCTTTCCCGCCCTTTTCTCCTTCCGGTTTTCTTCCTGTTTCCTGTCCTCTTCCTTTTTATTCATAATCATACATTCTTCTTTCTTTTCAACTCTCCTCATTGGGGAATTCAAGGGTTATGTTTCCCAGGCGTCCGCTGCGGAACTCGTCAATGACAAGGGCTGCCGCTTTGCTGTAATCAGGCTCATTTCCCTTTTTGACACAGTTGCGGTTTTCGGCAATCTGCATCAGCAGTTCCGGCGGATTCCGGTCTTCTTCCACCCCGTACCGTGCAGCCAGCACTCCAGGATAATTTTCCTTCAGAATTCCAATCAGTTCCAGAGAAAGTTCGTCAATATTTAAAATTTCGTCTTTTATGGAGCCAATCAGTGCCAGCAGCAGCCCCACCTGCTGATCTTCAAATTTGGGCCATAAAATTCCAGGCGTGTCCAGAAGCTCCACATTCTTATTCAGCTTAATCCACTGTTTTCCTTTGGTTACCCCCGGCTTATTTCCCGTTCTGGCACAGGCTTTTCCCGCATAGGTATTGATAAACGTGGATTTACCCACGTTGGGAATTCCCACCACCATGGCCCGTATGGGACGGTTTTTAATGCCTCGTTTCCGGTCCCGCTCCGTTTTCTCCCTGCAGGCTTCCATAATCACGCTGCTGATGGTCTTCATCCCTGTCCGGGACCTGGCGTCCAGTTTTACCACAAACCAGCCCTTTTTCCTGAAATATTCCGCCCAGGCGGCTGTCTGTTCTTCACTGGCCAGATCCGCTTTGTTCATAAGAATCAGTCTGGCTTTCTGCTTTCCAAGTTCATCTATATCGGGATTGCGGCTGCTTAAGGGAATTCTGGCGTCTACCAGTTCAATTACCAGATCTATTAATTTCATATCTTCCTGCATCTGACGTCTGGCTTTCGTCATATGTCCAGGATACCATTGAAACTGCATATTATCACCTTTCCGTTATTTCAGCAGAGCGAATCTGTCCCAGGGCCAGACAATACACCATGCCTTTCCCACAATATATTCTTTCTTTACATTTCCAATACTGGCGTACCGGCTGTCCTCGCTGTTGTTCCTGTTATCCCCCAGCACAAAATACTCGTCCTCGCCCACGGTGAGTTCTTCTTCTGCCAGCAGTGCATTTTCAATGGCGGGAACTTCCACCTTTTCTTCAAAAGGCTCTCCATTAATATAAATCATGCCTTCCTTTACCTGCACTTTGTCTCCCGGCATGGCGATGACCCGCTTGATATAGTAATGGGATTTCTCGTTTCCATTGGGCAGAAATACAATCAGATCGTTCTGCTTCGGGCTGAATATTTTATACACAAGCCGGTTGACCAGAATTTTCTCTCCGTTCTCCAGCGTGGGAGACATGGAAGGGCCCACCACAGAAATGCGGAATCCCACAAATAACACCAAAAGGACTGCCACAAACATGGTCAGCAGAATCTCCCCTGTCCAGAGCGCAATCTCTCTCAGTAATCCTGTATTTACTTTTCGCTTTTTCCGGTTAAAATTTAATCCTGATGTCCTTCTCATTTTTCTCTCCGCAAGGTGCCTGTATCCTGCATATCATTTTCCTCATACAGGAAACCCGGAGGAATCTCCTGTATGAGGAAAAAGGGACAACTACAATTGTATTTGTCCCTTCTGCATTCTGTCCGGATTATTTTACCAGCTCTTTTACTTTTGCTCTCTTGCCTACGCGTCCTCTCAGGTAATTTAATTTCGCACGTCTTACTTTACCGCGGCGGACAACTTCAATCTTCTCAACATTGGGAGAATGCAGCGGCCAGGTCTTCTCAACTCCCACACCGTTGGAGAATTTTCTTACGGTGAAAGTCTCACGGTTGCTGCCGCCCTGTCTCTTTAACACAATTCCTTCAAAAACCTGAATTCTTTCACGGTTTCCTTCTTTAATCTTACCATATACTTTAATGGTATCGCCTACGCGGAATTCCGTAATCTCTGATTTTAACTGTTCCTGTTCAATACTTTTCATAATTTCTGTTGCGTTCATCCTGTGACCTCCTGATTATATTCCGATGTTCTTAATACCTTTCGTAACAGAGGACCATCATTTTCTGTCTCACAGGTTGATATTCTATCATAATTTTTCTGAAAAGTCAACAACCCCGCGGGAATCAGAGGATTTTTCATATTCCTCCAGCCACTCCCGCTCCTGAGGCGACAGTTCCGCCTGGGCCAGCAAATCCGGCCTGCGCTCTCTGGTCAGCAGGACAGATTGCTGACGCCGCCAAGCTTCAATTTTTTTATGGTGGCCAGATAACAATATGGGCGGTACCTTTTTGCCATTCCATTCCTCCGGTCTGGAATACTGGGGATATTCCAGCAGGCCGCCTTCAAAGGACTCCGTGCTGCCGGAACTTTCATTGCCCAGAACCCCCGGAACCATACGGGCAATGGCGTCCACCATCACCATGGCCGGCAGCTCCCCTCCGGTCAGGACGTAATCTCCGATGGACATGTAATCTGTCACAATTTCTTCCAGTACCCGCTGGTCTATGCCTTCGTAATGACCGCAGAGCAGAATCATATCTTCCTCTCCGGCCAGCCTTCTGGCGTCATTCTGGCAGAAGGTTTTTCCCTGAGGGGTCACATAGACACACCGGGGCTTTTTCCCGATTCGCTCCACCACAGATTTCCAGGCATCGTATACTGGCTGGGCCTGCATCAGCATTCCCGCTCCGCCGCCATACGGATAATCATCTACTTTTTCATGTTTATTTGCGGAATAATCTCTGATATTAATGGCCTCAATATGCAGTCGTCCTGCTTCCATGGCCCGCCCGATGATACTGGTATTCAGTCCGTTCATTACCATATCCGGAAATAAAGTCAGTATATAAAAATTCATGGTTTTCCTCAGTCCTCTTCCAGAAGGCCCGGCAGCAGATGTATCCGCATGGTCCTCTGTTCCATATCCACATCCAGAATACATTCTTTAATTGCCGGAATCAGCAGTTCTTTCTTCCTGCCGGCAGAAGAAGACGTTTCATCTGCCTGAATCACATAGACGTCATTGGCCCCGGTCTGCAGTACATCTGCAATCTGTCCCAGCGCCTGTCCTTCTTCTGTCAGAACTCTGACCCCAAGCAAGTCTGCAATAAAGTATTCGTCTTTTTCGCATTTTACCGCCTGGTCCCTGGTTACGAAAAGGCTTTTTCCTTTATATTTTTCCACATCATTTATATTATCAATATCTTTAAATTTCAGAATCACCAGATTCTTAAAAAATTTCACCTGGACAATTTCCAGTTCCAGCTTTTCCCTGCCGGTGTCCAGCAGTACTTTTTTTAATTTTTTAAACCTTGCTGCATCGTCCGTGGTGGGAAATACTTTTACTTCCCCCCGGATTCCATGGGTAGTGGTTATCACACCCACCTGAAACAAATCTTCCATAGGGTTTCCTTTCCGAGCGGGCAGAAGAGATTTTCCCTGCCCGCCGCGCGGCCCGCGCGCTGCTTCAGCGGCATATTTTCTCTGCACGGGCCTGTGCAGACGAAAATCACAGTGAAACTTCACTGTGATTTTCGTCTGTTACTGCATAATATCCACAATAACTTTCTTTTCGCTTTTAGCTGCTGCTGCTTTTACAACGGAACGGATTGCCTTGGCAATGCGCCCCTGCTTTCCGATGACCTTTCCCATATCTGCCTGGGCAACACGTAACTCTATCACAATGGACTTTTCGTTCTCAGTCTCTGTAACTGCAACTTCTTCAGGATTATCCACAAGTGCTTTCGCAATTACTTCTACCAATTCTCTCATTACGTCACCTCACGAAGATTATTTTTCGATACCGGCTGCTTTAAAAATCTTTCCTACCATTTCTGTAGGCTGAGCACCATTTGCCAGCCATTTCTTTGCCAGTTCTTCATTTACATGGAACTCGCTTGGATCCCTTGTTGGGTCATAGGTTCCAATCTCCTCGATAAATTTACCGTCTCTCGGAGACCGGGAATCAGCTACCACGATTCTATAGAAAGGAGCCTTCTTCTGTCCCATTCTTTTCAGTCTGATTTTTACCATCGCACATCTCACCTCCTGGTTGTTAAACTGTTTTCTATCAGTAATCAGAACCTGCGAATGCCTGTCCTGTTACGAACGTTATTTTACTGCCTCAAACCGGCAGCACCCCGCGGAAATAATTCCTTCTAAAATCCAAAGGGCAGTTTAAATCCGCCCCGGCGTTTCCCTTTGCCGCCCATCAGCCCCGGCATCTGCTTCATCATTTTCCGGCTCTGCTCAAACTGCTTCACCAGACGGTTTACTTCGCTGATGTCCACGCCGGCTCCCTGGGCTATCCTGTGTTTCCGGCTGGGATTCAAAATGGAGGGATTGGCCCGCTCCTTCGGCGTCATGGAATAAATAATGCCTTCAATTCTGGCCATTTTCTTCTCGTCCATGGCGTTTTCAATTTCAGCAATCTGGGAACTTCCAATTCCGGGCATCATACTGAGCAGACTGGAAAGACCGCCCATTTTCTTCATCTGGTTCATGGACTCCAGATAGTCGTCAAAGCCGAATTCCGCCTTCTTCATCTTCTGTTCCAGTTCTCTGGCTTTTTCCTCGTCGATGTTCTCCTGCGCCTTTTCAATCAGCGTCAGCACATCTCCCATACCCAGAATCCGGTTGGCCATACGGTCCGGATAGAACTGCTCCAAATCGGAAAGTTTTTCTCCCATACCCACATATAACAGGGGCTTGCCTGTCACTGCCCGGATGGACAATGCCGCTCCGCCTCTGGTATCACCGTCCAGCTTGGTCAGTACCACGCCGTCGATACCGATTTTTTCTTCAAATGTGGAAGCTACGTTTACTGCGTCCTGTCCGGTCATGGCGTCCACCACCAGAATGGTCTGGTGTACGTCCACCTGTGCCTTGATTTCCTGCAGTTCCTCCATCATGTCTTCATCCACATGGAGTCGTCCGGCCGTATCCAGAATCACCACGTTAAAGCCTTTGGTTCTGGCATGTTCCACTGCCGCTCTGGCAATATTCACAGGCTTATGGCTGTCTCCCATGGAAAATACTTCCACGCCCTGCTTTTCCCCATTAATCTGCAGCTGCTGAATAGCTGCAGGCCGGTAAACGTCGCAGGCTGCCAGCAGAGGCTTTCTGCCCTTCTGTTTCAGTTTTCCCGCTATCTTGGCGGTGGTGGTGGTCTTACCCGCACCCTGCAGGCCCGCCATCATGATTACAGTAATCTCACTGCCCGGCTTTAAGGAAATCTCCGTGGTCTCAGACCCCATCAGGGATACCAGTTCTTCATTTACAATTTTTATTACCATCTGGCCGGGATTCAGTCCGTTCATCACATCCTGGCCGACGGCCCGCTCCTGCACAGATTTCACAAACTGTTTTACTACTTTAAAGTTGACATCCGCTTCCAGCAGCGCCAGCTTTACTTCTTTCAATGCTGTTTTTACATCTTCTTCCGTAAGAAGTCCTTTACTCCGCAGAGATTTGAATACGCTCTGCAGTTTTTCTGACAAGCTGTCAAATGCCATTTCATAACTCCTCTAATATCTCATTGGAAATGGCTTCAATCTCCGCCATTACCTCCGATTCTCTCTGTTCCTGACAGTTCCGGCTGAGTGTCCGGATTCGGGTGACCTTCTCTTTCGTCTTCAGAAACCGTTCCAGAAGATGCAGCTTCTCCTCATATCCTTCCAGTATCCTGTCACACCGTTTCACCAGGTCGTGAACTCCCTGGCGGCTGATTCCTTCTTCCCTGGCAATCTCGCTCAGGGATAAATCATTCAGCACAAAGTCTTCAAAAATATCCCTCTGGTGTTCTGTGAGCAGTTCTCCGTAAAAATCATAGAGGTAAGTCTGCATTACTTTTCTTTCCATTTCTATCACCTGAGCTATCATACTATAAAATATCCGGGGTGTCAAGGGTTTTTCCCTGACACTCCGGATATTTTGTGACAGTTCAGACAACTGCCCTGTTATCATATTCTATCTGGAAGCGGTATACGGAATTTCCAGCGTTTTTGATTTCATTCCGTAAAAAGTTCTTCCGTCCAGCACTTTAAAGGCCCGGATTCTGTAGTAATGGCGCTTCTTTTTCTTCAGATATTTATCCGTATAGGTTTTTCTGGAGGAAGAAGTGAGCTTTATAATCTTTTTATAACCGGAATCTTTTCTGGCAGAGGCATAGATAATATAGCCGCTGGCATTTTTATTTTTGTTCCAGGTAAGTTTTGCATATCCTTTGGAGGTAATGCTGCCTTTCAGA is from Lachnospiraceae bacterium JLR.KK002 and encodes:
- the rpsP gene encoding 30S ribosomal protein S16; protein product: MVKIRLKRMGQKKAPFYRIVVADSRSPRDGKFIEEIGTYDPTRDPSEFHVNEELAKKWLANGAQPTEMVGKIFKAAGIEK
- the rimM gene encoding ribosome maturation factor RimM (Essential for efficient processing of 16S rRNA), translated to MEDLFQVGVITTTHGIRGEVKVFPTTDDAARFKKLKKVLLDTGREKLELEIVQVKFFKNLVILKFKDIDNINDVEKYKGKSLFVTRDQAVKCEKDEYFIADLLGVRVLTEEGQALGQIADVLQTGANDVYVIQADETSSSAGRKKELLIPAIKECILDVDMEQRTMRIHLLPGLLEED
- the ffh gene encoding signal recognition particle protein is translated as MAFDSLSEKLQSVFKSLRSKGLLTEEDVKTALKEVKLALLEADVNFKVVKQFVKSVQERAVGQDVMNGLNPGQMVIKIVNEELVSLMGSETTEISLKPGSEITVIMMAGLQGAGKTTTTAKIAGKLKQKGRKPLLAACDVYRPAAIQQLQINGEKQGVEVFSMGDSHKPVNIARAAVEHARTKGFNVVILDTAGRLHVDEDMMEELQEIKAQVDVHQTILVVDAMTGQDAVNVASTFEEKIGIDGVVLTKLDGDTRGGAALSIRAVTGKPLLYVGMGEKLSDLEQFYPDRMANRILGMGDVLTLIEKAQENIDEEKARELEQKMKKAEFGFDDYLESMNQMKKMGGLSSLLSMMPGIGSSQIAEIENAMDEKKMARIEGIIYSMTPKERANPSILNPSRKHRIAQGAGVDISEVNRLVKQFEQSRKMMKQMPGLMGGKGKRRGGFKLPFGF
- a CDS encoding KH domain-containing protein, producing MRELVEVIAKALVDNPEEVAVTETENEKSIVIELRVAQADMGKVIGKQGRIAKAIRSVVKAAAAKSEKKVIVDIMQ
- a CDS encoding YlxM family DNA-binding protein, with the protein product MERKVMQTYLYDFYGELLTEHQRDIFEDFVLNDLSLSEIAREEGISRQGVHDLVKRCDRILEGYEEKLHLLERFLKTKEKVTRIRTLSRNCQEQRESEVMAEIEAISNEILEEL
- the trmD gene encoding tRNA (guanosine(37)-N1)-methyltransferase TrmD — protein: MNFYILTLFPDMVMNGLNTSIIGRAMEAGRLHIEAINIRDYSANKHEKVDDYPYGGGAGMLMQAQPVYDAWKSVVERIGKKPRCVYVTPQGKTFCQNDARRLAGEEDMILLCGHYEGIDQRVLEEIVTDYMSIGDYVLTGGELPAMVMVDAIARMVPGVLGNESSGSTESFEGGLLEYPQYSRPEEWNGKKVPPILLSGHHKKIEAWRRQQSVLLTRERRPDLLAQAELSPQEREWLEEYEKSSDSRGVVDFSEKL